The following are encoded together in the Streptomyces rapamycinicus NRRL 5491 genome:
- a CDS encoding lipid-transfer protein, translating to MSARKPDTLGGRAAIVGIGATEFSKDSGRSELKLAVEAVQAALDDAGLAPADVDGLVTFTMDTSPEITVAQACGIGDLTFFSRVHYGGGAACATVQQAALAVATGVAEVVVCYRAFNERSGRRFGSGVQHREPSAEGAALGWSLPFGLLTPASWVAMAAQRYLYAYGLTPEVFGHVAVTARRHAATNPAAYFHGKPITLAEHAASRWIVEPLRLLDCCQETDGGQAIVVTSVERARDLRRPPAVITAAAQGAGRGQEQMTSFYRDGLTGLPEMGVVAGQLWRGSGLTPADVDVAILYDHFTPFVLMQLEEFGFCGRGEAAGFVAEDALPLNTHGGQLGEAYLHGMNGIAEAVRQIRGSSVNQVPGAARTLVTAGTGVPTSGLLLGADG from the coding sequence ATGAGCGCCCGCAAGCCGGACACCCTGGGCGGCCGGGCCGCGATCGTCGGCATCGGCGCCACCGAGTTCTCCAAGGACTCGGGCCGCAGTGAGCTGAAGCTGGCCGTCGAGGCCGTCCAGGCGGCCCTGGACGACGCCGGGCTCGCCCCGGCCGACGTGGACGGGCTGGTCACGTTCACGATGGACACCAGCCCCGAGATCACCGTGGCGCAGGCGTGCGGCATCGGCGATCTCACCTTCTTCTCGCGCGTGCACTACGGCGGCGGCGCGGCCTGCGCCACCGTGCAGCAGGCCGCGCTCGCCGTCGCGACGGGCGTCGCCGAGGTCGTCGTCTGCTACCGCGCGTTCAACGAGCGCTCCGGGCGCCGCTTCGGCTCCGGCGTACAGCACCGCGAGCCGTCCGCCGAGGGGGCAGCGCTCGGCTGGTCGCTGCCGTTCGGGCTGCTGACCCCGGCCTCGTGGGTCGCCATGGCCGCCCAGCGCTATCTCTACGCCTATGGGCTGACACCCGAGGTTTTCGGCCATGTGGCCGTCACCGCCCGCCGCCACGCGGCCACCAACCCGGCCGCGTACTTCCACGGCAAGCCGATCACCCTCGCCGAGCACGCCGCCTCCCGCTGGATCGTCGAGCCGCTGCGGCTGCTCGACTGCTGTCAGGAGACGGACGGCGGCCAGGCGATCGTGGTGACCAGCGTGGAGCGGGCGCGCGACCTGCGGCGTCCGCCCGCCGTGATCACGGCCGCGGCGCAGGGCGCGGGCCGCGGCCAGGAGCAGATGACGAGCTTCTACCGCGACGGTCTGACCGGCCTGCCCGAGATGGGGGTGGTCGCCGGTCAGCTGTGGCGCGGCAGCGGCCTGACCCCGGCCGACGTCGACGTGGCCATCCTCTACGACCACTTCACGCCGTTCGTACTGATGCAGCTGGAGGAGTTCGGCTTCTGCGGGCGCGGCGAGGCGGCCGGATTCGTAGCCGAGGACGCGCTGCCGCTCAATACCCACGGCGGTCAGCTCGGTGAGGCGTATCTGCACGGGATGAACGGGATCGCCGAGGCCGTCCGCCAGATCCGCGGCAGCTCCGTCAACCAGGTGCCGGGGGCCGCCCGCACTCTGGTCACCGCGGGCACCGGGGTACCGACATCCGGGCTCCTCCTCGGCGCAGACGGCTGA
- a CDS encoding bifunctional MaoC family dehydratase N-terminal/OB-fold nucleic acid binding domain-containing protein, whose protein sequence is MTRDDLDVDPEELYGRLKAYEGRTAASGGAGRDPVNEPMIRHWCEAMGDTNPAYPAVAPPTMLQAWTMGGLAGHPGGSARSEAYDELLALLDDAGCTSVVATDCEQEYLRPLRPGDRVTFDAVIESVSPRKTTKLGTGHFVTTRMNVRAGDGDGELVGTHRFRILKYAPARPKKAAKPEPTRKPEPTRKPESTRGPEPTADRPRRPRPVINRDNAGFWEGVARHRLLIQRCLDCATPRFPWLPGCGACGSQRWETFEASGAGTVFSYVVMHHPPFPAFDPPYAVALIELAEGVRMVSDITGVPYDKVRIGMPVELEFLRVDEELELPVFRGAEA, encoded by the coding sequence ATGACGCGTGATGACCTGGACGTTGACCCGGAAGAGCTGTACGGACGGCTGAAGGCGTACGAGGGGCGGACGGCCGCGAGCGGTGGCGCGGGCAGGGACCCCGTCAACGAGCCCATGATCAGACACTGGTGCGAGGCCATGGGCGACACCAACCCCGCCTATCCGGCTGTCGCCCCGCCCACGATGCTCCAGGCGTGGACGATGGGCGGGCTGGCCGGGCACCCCGGTGGTTCGGCCCGCTCCGAGGCGTACGACGAGCTGCTGGCGCTGCTCGACGACGCGGGCTGCACCTCGGTGGTCGCCACCGACTGCGAGCAGGAGTACCTGCGGCCGCTGCGCCCCGGCGACCGGGTCACCTTCGACGCGGTGATCGAGTCGGTGTCGCCGCGCAAGACCACCAAGCTGGGCACCGGACACTTCGTCACCACCCGGATGAACGTCCGCGCCGGGGACGGGGACGGGGAGCTGGTCGGCACCCACCGCTTCCGCATCCTCAAGTACGCACCCGCGCGGCCAAAGAAAGCGGCGAAGCCGGAGCCGACGCGGAAGCCGGAGCCCACGCGGAAGCCGGAATCGACGCGCGGGCCGGAGCCGACGGCCGACCGTCCCCGCCGCCCTCGCCCCGTCATCAACCGCGACAACGCCGGTTTCTGGGAGGGCGTGGCCCGGCATCGGCTGCTCATCCAGCGCTGCCTGGACTGCGCCACCCCGCGCTTCCCCTGGCTGCCGGGGTGCGGGGCGTGCGGCTCCCAGCGGTGGGAGACGTTCGAGGCGTCCGGCGCCGGCACGGTGTTCAGCTACGTGGTCATGCACCATCCGCCCTTCCCCGCGTTCGACCCGCCCTACGCGGTCGCCCTGATCGAGCTCGCGGAGGGTGTGCGGATGGTCAGCGACATCACCGGGGTGCCCTACGACAAGGTGCGCATCGGTATGCCCGTCGAGCTGGAGTTCCTGCGCGTGGACGAGGAGCTGGAGCTGCCGGTGTTCCGGGGCGCGGAGGCGTAA
- a CDS encoding SigE family RNA polymerase sigma factor: protein MTTTVCTGVSAAAFPSFTSYVRARGPVLLRTARSLTSNACDAEDLLQTALTKTYLAWERIEDHNALDGYVRRALVNTRTSQWRKRKIDEFVCDELPEPETVPAPDPAERQVLRDSLWRAVLRLPDRQRAMVVLRYYEDLSEAQTAEVLGVSVGTVKSAVSRALGKLREDPELGHAA, encoded by the coding sequence ATGACCACGACCGTGTGCACAGGCGTATCCGCCGCCGCGTTCCCGTCGTTCACCTCGTACGTACGGGCGCGGGGGCCCGTGCTGCTGCGCACCGCCCGCTCGCTGACCTCCAACGCGTGCGACGCGGAGGATCTGCTGCAGACCGCGCTGACCAAGACGTACCTGGCGTGGGAGCGCATCGAGGACCACAACGCGCTGGATGGCTATGTGCGGCGCGCCCTGGTCAACACCCGGACCTCGCAGTGGCGCAAGCGCAAGATCGATGAATTCGTCTGCGATGAGCTGCCCGAGCCCGAGACGGTGCCCGCGCCGGACCCCGCCGAACGGCAGGTGCTCCGCGACTCGCTGTGGCGGGCCGTACTGCGGTTGCCGGACCGTCAGCGGGCGATGGTCGTCCTCAGGTACTACGAGGACCTGAGCGAGGCGCAGACGGCGGAGGTGCTCGGGGTGTCCGTCGGCACCGTCAAGAGCGCGGTCTCGCGCGCCCTCGGCAAGCTCCGCGAGGACCCGGAACTCGGCCACGCGGCCTGA
- a CDS encoding DUF1906 domain-containing protein translates to MTRSKQSRWQLTGWATGLAAAMATAVAGATAVAGATPAASAEALPDPRPLGAKVFKGWAFDTCHAPSLATLRAWNSSRYRAVGVYYAGRGRACASQPNLTVSWMRGVKSMKWHVLPIFVGSQSPCVRNTNKKHVPIGGKPFSQGQAEGKDAVARAKALSLKKRSALYLDMEAYDLKRTSCAAKTLSFIRGWNREVRSRGFFPGFYSSAESGVRHVEQARRAGVHDLPSVMWFARWNGKPSLYGESTLAKSAWKPHRRIHQYRGNVDVTHGGRTLRIDRNKVDAPVAIIK, encoded by the coding sequence ATGACCCGAAGTAAGCAGAGCAGATGGCAGCTCACGGGCTGGGCCACCGGTCTGGCCGCGGCCATGGCCACCGCGGTCGCCGGGGCCACCGCGGTCGCCGGGGCCACCCCCGCCGCCTCGGCGGAGGCCCTGCCCGACCCCCGCCCCCTGGGGGCCAAGGTCTTCAAGGGCTGGGCCTTCGACACCTGCCATGCGCCGTCCCTCGCCACCCTGCGCGCGTGGAACAGCTCCCGCTACCGCGCCGTCGGCGTCTACTACGCGGGCCGCGGCCGGGCCTGCGCCAGCCAGCCCAACCTCACCGTCTCCTGGATGCGTGGCGTCAAGAGCATGAAGTGGCACGTACTGCCCATCTTCGTCGGATCCCAGTCGCCTTGCGTCCGCAACACCAACAAGAAGCACGTGCCCATCGGCGGCAAGCCGTTCTCCCAGGGGCAGGCGGAGGGCAAGGACGCGGTGGCGCGCGCCAAGGCGCTCTCCCTGAAGAAGCGCAGCGCGCTCTACCTCGACATGGAGGCGTACGACCTGAAGCGGACGAGCTGCGCCGCCAAGACCCTCTCCTTCATCCGCGGCTGGAACCGCGAGGTCCGCTCGCGCGGCTTCTTCCCCGGCTTCTACAGCAGCGCCGAGTCCGGGGTGCGCCATGTGGAGCAGGCCCGCCGGGCCGGGGTCCATGACCTGCCCTCCGTGATGTGGTTCGCGCGCTGGAACGGGAAGCCGTCGCTGTACGGGGAGTCGACGCTGGCCAAGAGCGCGTGGAAGCCGCACCGCCGCATCCACCAGTACCGGGGCAACGTCGATGTGACGCACGGCGGCCGGACGCTGCGCATCGACCGCAACAAGGTGGACGCGCCGGTCGCGATCATCAAGTGA
- a CDS encoding long-chain fatty acid--CoA ligase encodes MLSTMQDVPLTVTRILVHGTLVHGRTAHVTTWTGEGEPQRRSFHEVGVRSTQLANALRDELGVEPGQAVATLMWNNCEHLEAYLAVPSMGAVLHTLNLRLPADQLGWIVNHAADRVIIVNGSVLPLLAPLLPTLTTVKHIVVAGPGDRSVLDGCAARVHEYEELIEGRPRRYAWPEIDERQAAALCYTSGTTGHPKGVAYSHRSIYLHSMQVNTAESFGMSGGDVLLPVVPMFHANAWGTPHAAFMAGASILMPDRFLQPEPLAEMIERERPTIAAAVPTVWQGLLAELDARPREVSCLRNVFIGGAACPPSLMKAYEERHGIHVVLAWGMTETSPLGSVAHPPGGLTAEEAWPYRMSQGRFPSSVECRLTSADGELVPWDGKTPGELEVRGPWIASAYYGGADGEPFRPEDKFTEDGWLKTGDVGTISPDCYLTLTDRAKDVIKSGGEWISSVELENQLMGHPEVAEAAVVAVPDEKWGERPLATVVLTDGATVGYEGLRAFLAERVARWQLPEHWAVIPAVPKTSVGKFDKKVIRKQYADGVLDVTTLG; translated from the coding sequence GTGCTCAGCACGATGCAGGACGTACCGCTGACCGTGACCCGCATCCTCGTGCACGGGACCCTCGTGCACGGCCGCACGGCCCATGTGACCACCTGGACCGGAGAGGGCGAGCCCCAGCGGCGCAGCTTCCACGAGGTGGGGGTGCGGTCGACCCAGTTGGCGAACGCGCTGCGCGATGAGCTCGGGGTCGAGCCGGGGCAGGCCGTGGCCACCTTGATGTGGAACAACTGCGAGCATCTGGAGGCGTACCTCGCGGTCCCCTCCATGGGCGCGGTACTGCACACCCTCAACCTCCGGCTGCCCGCCGATCAGCTCGGCTGGATCGTGAACCACGCCGCCGACCGCGTGATCATCGTCAACGGTTCCGTGCTGCCGCTGCTCGCCCCGCTCCTCCCCACCCTGACCACCGTGAAGCACATCGTGGTCGCGGGCCCCGGCGACCGCTCCGTCCTGGACGGCTGCGCCGCCCGGGTCCATGAGTACGAGGAGCTGATCGAGGGGCGGCCGCGGCGTTACGCCTGGCCGGAGATCGACGAGCGCCAGGCCGCGGCCCTCTGCTACACCTCGGGGACGACCGGACACCCCAAGGGCGTGGCCTACAGCCACCGCTCCATCTATCTGCACTCGATGCAGGTCAACACCGCCGAGTCGTTCGGGATGTCCGGGGGCGACGTACTGCTGCCGGTGGTGCCCATGTTCCACGCCAACGCGTGGGGCACCCCGCACGCCGCCTTCATGGCGGGCGCCTCGATACTCATGCCCGACCGCTTCCTCCAGCCCGAACCGCTCGCCGAGATGATCGAACGCGAGCGTCCCACCATCGCCGCCGCCGTCCCCACCGTCTGGCAGGGGCTGCTCGCCGAGCTCGACGCGAGGCCACGTGAGGTGAGCTGTCTGCGGAACGTCTTCATCGGCGGCGCGGCCTGCCCGCCCTCCCTGATGAAGGCGTACGAGGAGCGCCATGGCATCCATGTCGTCCTCGCCTGGGGCATGACCGAGACCTCTCCGCTCGGCTCGGTGGCCCATCCGCCGGGCGGTCTCACGGCGGAGGAGGCCTGGCCGTACCGGATGTCGCAGGGCCGCTTCCCGTCGTCCGTCGAATGCCGGTTGACCTCGGCGGACGGCGAACTCGTGCCGTGGGACGGGAAGACGCCGGGTGAGCTGGAGGTACGCGGTCCGTGGATCGCGAGCGCGTACTACGGAGGGGCGGACGGCGAGCCGTTCCGCCCCGAGGACAAGTTCACCGAGGACGGCTGGCTGAAGACCGGCGACGTCGGCACCATCAGCCCCGACTGCTATCTGACGCTGACGGACCGGGCCAAGGACGTCATCAAGTCCGGCGGTGAGTGGATCTCCTCGGTCGAGCTGGAGAACCAGCTGATGGGCCATCCGGAGGTCGCCGAGGCGGCGGTGGTGGCCGTACCGGACGAGAAGTGGGGCGAACGGCCGCTGGCCACGGTGGTCCTCACGGACGGCGCCACGGTCGGCTACGAGGGCCTGCGGGCCTTCCTCGCCGAACGGGTCGCGCGCTGGCAGCTGCCGGAGCACTGGGCGGTGATTCCGGCGGTACCGAAGACGAGCGTGGGGAAGTTCGACAAGAAGGTCATCCGAAAGCAGTACGCGGACGGGGTGCTGGACGTGACCACGCTGGGCTGA
- a CDS encoding MaoC family dehydratase, whose amino-acid sequence MTVRTGDELPPLRIPITRTLIVAGALASRDYQDVHHDAEAAKEKGSPDIFMNILTTNGLVGRYITDHFGPLARLRKVAIRLGAPNYPGDEMVLTGQVTSVAGGTAEVAVIGKNGIGHHVTGTVTVQLPRDVPGTGEVPMRTTDAPRTNPITASSTTPDTPR is encoded by the coding sequence ATGACGGTGCGTACGGGCGATGAGCTGCCCCCACTGCGCATCCCGATCACCCGGACCCTGATCGTCGCCGGTGCCCTCGCATCCCGGGACTACCAGGATGTGCACCACGACGCCGAGGCGGCCAAGGAGAAGGGCTCCCCGGACATCTTCATGAACATCCTCACCACCAATGGACTGGTCGGCCGGTACATCACCGATCACTTCGGGCCGCTGGCCCGGCTCCGTAAGGTCGCGATCCGGCTCGGGGCGCCCAACTACCCGGGCGACGAGATGGTGCTGACCGGCCAGGTCACCTCGGTCGCGGGGGGCACGGCGGAGGTCGCCGTCATCGGTAAGAACGGCATCGGCCACCATGTGACCGGCACGGTCACGGTGCAGCTCCCCCGCGACGTCCCGGGAACCGGCGAGGTCCCAATGAGGACCACCGACGCCCCGAGGACCAACCCCATCACGGCTTCCTCCACCACCCCGGACACCCCCCGATGA
- a CDS encoding bifunctional DNA primase/polymerase: protein MANPSLAHALTHALTAAGHGFRVIPLTRAKLPAVRSPHHHDPAPLPCHGECGRLGHGVHDASADPDAIRALFAAAPWATGYGIACGCAPYHLIGVDLDVREVRPDKHGAPGRAQPPDVDAGAAGTAGAAGSPDASRKDGTDGLAALARLAREHAFAIPRTVTVLTPSGGRHLWLCGPPGLAVPNSAGRLAPGIDIRGLGGYLVGPGSYASHGSYRLAPGAPAWAPAPVPSALLRLLTPPRPAQPRSYRPSYHPGPPFPEPHPAALEGLVRFVRASREGQRNDRLFWAACRAYEAGAGPELAPALIEAALDTGLSPREARATLASAARSAARHLQPPDACA from the coding sequence ATGGCGAATCCCTCACTCGCCCATGCTCTTACCCACGCCCTGACCGCCGCGGGCCACGGTTTCCGAGTGATCCCGCTGACCCGCGCGAAGCTGCCCGCCGTGCGCTCCCCTCACCACCACGACCCCGCCCCGCTGCCGTGCCATGGCGAATGCGGTCGGCTGGGCCACGGAGTCCACGACGCCTCAGCGGACCCGGACGCGATCCGCGCCCTCTTCGCCGCCGCCCCCTGGGCCACCGGCTACGGCATCGCCTGCGGATGCGCCCCGTACCACCTCATCGGCGTCGACCTCGACGTCAGGGAGGTGCGGCCCGATAAGCACGGAGCGCCTGGCAGGGCCCAGCCCCCGGATGTCGATGCCGGGGCAGCCGGAACCGCCGGAGCAGCGGGGAGTCCCGATGCAAGCCGTAAGGACGGCACGGACGGTCTGGCCGCCCTCGCCCGGCTGGCCCGCGAGCACGCCTTCGCCATCCCCCGTACGGTCACCGTGCTCACCCCGAGCGGCGGCCGCCATCTGTGGCTGTGCGGCCCACCCGGCCTCGCCGTCCCCAACTCCGCCGGCCGTCTGGCACCCGGCATCGACATCCGGGGGCTGGGCGGCTATCTGGTCGGCCCCGGCTCCTACGCCTCGCACGGCAGCTATCGCCTCGCGCCCGGCGCCCCCGCCTGGGCCCCGGCCCCCGTACCGTCCGCCCTGTTGCGCCTGCTCACACCACCGCGCCCGGCCCAGCCTCGCTCGTACCGCCCCTCGTACCACCCCGGCCCGCCGTTCCCCGAACCGCATCCCGCGGCCCTGGAGGGGCTCGTACGGTTCGTCCGCGCCTCACGGGAGGGTCAGCGCAACGACCGGCTGTTCTGGGCGGCCTGCCGCGCCTACGAGGCGGGCGCGGGGCCGGAGTTGGCCCCCGCCCTGATCGAGGCCGCGCTCGACACCGGCCTGTCCCCGCGCGAGGCCCGCGCCACCTTGGCCTCCGCGGCCCGCAGCGCCGCCCGCCACCTCCAGCCCCCGGACGCGTGCGCCTGA
- a CDS encoding helix-turn-helix domain-containing protein — MEVAGLLGKRGMSRTDLARLMDVSPGRVSQILSGDENLTLRSLAAVADALELDIKISFVEPKGDGARRPRGLGDGSDAFVYAP; from the coding sequence GTGGAGGTCGCCGGGTTGCTGGGGAAGCGTGGCATGAGCCGCACTGACCTCGCCCGGCTCATGGATGTCAGCCCGGGACGAGTGAGCCAAATCCTCTCCGGTGACGAGAATCTGACGCTGCGCAGCCTCGCTGCCGTGGCCGATGCGCTGGAGCTGGACATCAAGATCAGTTTTGTGGAGCCCAAGGGGGACGGGGCTCGGCGGCCGCGTGGGCTGGGCGATGGGTCCGATGCTTTTGTCTACGCTCCTTGA